A genome region from Sphingorhabdus sp. SMR4y includes the following:
- a CDS encoding MarR family EPS-associated transcriptional regulator codes for MTSKRSKLQEDTRFRVLRLLDENPEMSQREMAKAVGVSVGAMHYVLNALIEKGLVKLGNFTAAEDKRRYAYKLTLKGIAEKATMTRRFLLRKMEEHEALKAEIESLAAELPEAQLPGLRDGVKSK; via the coding sequence ATGACGAGCAAACGCAGCAAGCTTCAGGAGGATACGCGGTTTCGCGTGCTTCGCCTGCTCGACGAGAATCCTGAAATGTCGCAGCGGGAGATGGCGAAGGCCGTTGGTGTCAGCGTCGGGGCCATGCATTATGTGCTGAACGCGCTGATCGAGAAAGGCCTGGTAAAACTGGGAAATTTCACCGCTGCAGAAGACAAGCGCCGCTATGCCTACAAGCTGACGCTCAAAGGTATCGCCGAAAAGGCGACGATGACGCGCCGGTTCCTGCTGCGCAAAATGGAAGAGCACGAGGCGCTCAAGGCCGAAATCGAGAGTCTGGCCGCCGAACTGCCCGAGGCCCAGCTGCCCGGACTCCGCGATGGTGTGAAAAGCAAATGA